A single Caretta caretta isolate rCarCar2 chromosome 2, rCarCar1.hap1, whole genome shotgun sequence DNA region contains:
- the JPH1 gene encoding junctophilin-1 isoform X4 encodes MTGGRFDFDDGGTYCGGWEEGKAHGHGICTGPKGQGEYAGSWSHGFEVVGGYTWPSGNTYQGYWAQGKRHGLGVETKGRWMYRGEWSHGFKGRYGVRQSLSTPARYEGTWSNGLQDGYGVETYGDGGTYQGQWTGGMRHGYGVRQSVPYGMATVIRSPLRTSLASLRSEQSNGTVLHDITSDSPAGTRGGFVLNFHSDPEAMSSKKRGGLFRRGSLLGSIKLRKSESKSSISSKRSSVRSDAAMSRISSSDANSTISFGDGDCDYCPMEDHVDATTTETYMGEWKNDKRNGFGISERSNGMKYEGEWLNNKRHGYGCTVFPDGTKEEGKYKNNVLVRGIRKQLIPIRNTKTKEKVDRALEGAQRAAAMARTKVEIASSRTAHARAKADAADQAAQAARQESDIARAVARELSPSFYQPGS; translated from the exons ATGACGGGCGGCAGGTTCGACTTCGACGATGGCGGCACCTACTGCGGCGGCTGGGAGGAGGGCAAAGCCCACGGGCACGGCATCTGCACCGGGCCCAAGGGGCAGGGCGAGTACGCGGGCTCCTGGTCCCACGGCTTCGAGGTGGTGGGCGGCTACACCTGGCCCAGCGGCAACACCTACCAGGGCTACTGGGCGCAGGGCAAGCGCCACGGGCTGGGCGTGGAGACCAAGGGCAGGTGGATGTACCGGGGCGAGTGGTCGCACGGCTTCAAGGGGCGCTACGGGGTGCGGCAGAGCCTCAGCACCCCGGCCCGCTACGAGGGCACCTGGAGCAACGGGCTGCAGGACGGCTACGGCGTGGAGACCTACGGGGATGGAG GTACATACCAGGGACAGTGGACAGGAGGGATGCGGCACGGATATGGCGTACGTCAAAGTGTACCTTATGGCATGGCAACTGTGATCCGGTCACCCCTCCGAACATCTCTAGCCTCACTTCGTAGTGAGCAGAGCAATGGCACTGTTCTGCATGACATTACTTCAGACAGCCCAGCTGGAACAAGAGGTGGgtttgttttgaattttcatAGTGACCCGGAAGCCATGAGTAGTAAGAAAAGAGGCGGCTTGTTCAGAAGAGGATCCCTTCTTGGTAGTATAAAACTTAGAAAATCTGAATCTAAATCATCAATATCTAGCAAACGTAGCTCTGTCAGGAGTGATGCTGCTATGAGCAGAATTAGTTCTAGTGATGCCAACTCTACGATTAGTTTTGGAGATGGTGACTGTGATTATTGCCCTATGGAAGACCATGTTGATGCCACCACAACAGAAACATACATGGGAGAGTGGAAGAATGACAAGCGCAATGGTTTTGGTATTAGTGAGCGTTCAAATGGTATGAAATATGAAGGAGAATGGCTAAATAATAAAAGGCATGGATATGGATGCACCGTATTTCCAGATGGCACAAAGGAAGAgggaaaatataaaaacaatgttTTGGTCCGTGGAATAAGGAAGCAACTTATACCAATAAGAAACACCAAAACTAAAGAAAAAGTGGACAGAGCCCTAGAGGGTGCACAAAGGGCAGCTGCTATGGCAAGAACCAAAGTGGAAATCGCATCTTCAAG
- the JPH1 gene encoding junctophilin-1 isoform X5, whose product MTGGRFDFDDGGTYCGGWEEGKAHGHGICTGPKGQGEYAGSWSHGFEVVGGYTWPSGNTYQGYWAQGKRHGLGVETKGRWMYRGEWSHGFKGRYGVRQSLSTPARYEGTWSNGLQDGYGVETYGDGGTYQGQWTGGMRHGYGVRQSVPYGMATVIRSPLRTSLASLRSEQSNGTVLHDITSDSPAGTRGGFVLNFHSDPEAMSSKKRGGLFRRGSLLGSIKLRKSESKSSISSKRSSVRSDAAMSRISSSDANSTISFGDGDCDYCPMEDHVDATTTETYMGEWKNDKRNGFGISERSNGMKYEGEWLNNKRHGYGCTVFPDGTKEEGKYKNNVLVRGIRKQLIPIRNTKTKEKVDRALEGAQRAAAMARTKVEIASSRTAHARAKADAADQAAQAARQESDIARAVARELSPSFYQPA is encoded by the exons ATGACGGGCGGCAGGTTCGACTTCGACGATGGCGGCACCTACTGCGGCGGCTGGGAGGAGGGCAAAGCCCACGGGCACGGCATCTGCACCGGGCCCAAGGGGCAGGGCGAGTACGCGGGCTCCTGGTCCCACGGCTTCGAGGTGGTGGGCGGCTACACCTGGCCCAGCGGCAACACCTACCAGGGCTACTGGGCGCAGGGCAAGCGCCACGGGCTGGGCGTGGAGACCAAGGGCAGGTGGATGTACCGGGGCGAGTGGTCGCACGGCTTCAAGGGGCGCTACGGGGTGCGGCAGAGCCTCAGCACCCCGGCCCGCTACGAGGGCACCTGGAGCAACGGGCTGCAGGACGGCTACGGCGTGGAGACCTACGGGGATGGAG GTACATACCAGGGACAGTGGACAGGAGGGATGCGGCACGGATATGGCGTACGTCAAAGTGTACCTTATGGCATGGCAACTGTGATCCGGTCACCCCTCCGAACATCTCTAGCCTCACTTCGTAGTGAGCAGAGCAATGGCACTGTTCTGCATGACATTACTTCAGACAGCCCAGCTGGAACAAGAGGTGGgtttgttttgaattttcatAGTGACCCGGAAGCCATGAGTAGTAAGAAAAGAGGCGGCTTGTTCAGAAGAGGATCCCTTCTTGGTAGTATAAAACTTAGAAAATCTGAATCTAAATCATCAATATCTAGCAAACGTAGCTCTGTCAGGAGTGATGCTGCTATGAGCAGAATTAGTTCTAGTGATGCCAACTCTACGATTAGTTTTGGAGATGGTGACTGTGATTATTGCCCTATGGAAGACCATGTTGATGCCACCACAACAGAAACATACATGGGAGAGTGGAAGAATGACAAGCGCAATGGTTTTGGTATTAGTGAGCGTTCAAATGGTATGAAATATGAAGGAGAATGGCTAAATAATAAAAGGCATGGATATGGATGCACCGTATTTCCAGATGGCACAAAGGAAGAgggaaaatataaaaacaatgttTTGGTCCGTGGAATAAGGAAGCAACTTATACCAATAAGAAACACCAAAACTAAAGAAAAAGTGGACAGAGCCCTAGAGGGTGCACAAAGGGCAGCTGCTATGGCAAGAACCAAAGTGGAAATCGCATCTTCAAG